ataagattatCATTGAATTGCTTAAATATAGTACTTATGAATTTTGTAAAGATTATTCACTccttaaaatggaataaatacaaCAGTTTAGATTGCCTTGCAAATCAGCAAACAGATTATGGCAGTATTTGTCTGTGGTGGACAGGGCCTCATAGCTCTAGGTATTCAAGGGTGCATGGAGATAGGACTGACTCAGTTCTCTTGCACTCTGTCCTGTGTTACAGACCTCTTATGAAAATGCCCATCCTAGTTTTATCCACTCATTAAATTTTCTGCTCCTACTCCTGGGTTGTGGATCTCTGCTAAGCAAGCCCTTAAGTTGGCAGGTTGTTGTGCTTACACATTCAGTCTCTAACCTCAGGGACTTCATGGAGTCCTAAGCATCAGTTCCTTCTTCCATGCTTCACTTTTACCtctgtctttatattttatttttatttttatgggtatatagtatgtgtatatatttatggggtacatgagatgttttgatacaggtatgcaatgtgaaataagcacattatgGGGAATGAGATATCCATCCCTGTAGGCATTTATCActtgagttacaaacaattcaatttatttaaaaatgtacaattaagttattattgactttaGTCACCCTATTGTATTATCAAATAgtaggttttatttattctttctaactttttttggTACCAGTTaaccttcccctcctcccccacagcCCCCCCatctttcccagcctctgataactaGCCTTCtactctttatgtccatgaggcaaattgttttgatttttagtcccacaaataagtgagaacatgcgatgtttgtctttctgtgcctggcttatttaacttaacataatgatctctagttccatccatgttgttgcaaaagacagggtctcattcttttttaatgactgaatagtactcagttgtgtatatgtacttgtaccacatgttctttattcactcatctgttgatggacatttaggttgcttccaaatcttagctattgtaaacaatgtGCAATAAGCATAGGATAGCCGGTATCTCTTCAatacactgatttcttttcttttgggtatacagccagcagtgggattgctggaccataGGGCAGctctattttcagctttttttgaagaacctccaaactgttctccatagtggttgtgctgatttacattctcaccaacactatATGAggctttccttttctccacatcctcgccagcatttgttattgctgtCTTTTAGATATaattcattttaactggggtgagatgatagctcattgtagttttgatttgcatttctctgatgatcagtgatgttgaacaccttttcatatgattttttccatttgtatgtcttcttttgagaaatgtctatttaaatcttttgcccattttttgatcagattattggactttttcctatagagttgatTGAGCACCTTATATTTTCTGGTtgttaatcctttgtcagatgggtagtctgcaatattttttccctttctgtgggttgtttcttcactttgttgattgtatcctttgctgtttagaagctttttaacttgatgtgattccatttgtccattttcactttagttgtctgtgcttgtgggatattgctcaataaatctttgcccagacaaatgtcctggagatttccccaaagttttcttgtagtagtttcatagtttgaggtattAGATTTAACCATTCAATCagtttggatttgatttttgtatatggtgatagatagtggtctagtttcattcttttgcacatggatgtccagtttttccagcactatttattgaagagactgttccccagtgtatgttcttgacacGACATCTTTGGTCAAAGATGAATTTACTATAGGTGTGTGGAtacatttctgggttctctatgctgttccattggtctatgtgcctgtttttatgccagtaccatgctgttttggtgactatagctcTGAACtacaatttgaaatcaggtaatgtgattactgcagttttgttcttttgcttaggatagctttggctattcagggtcttttgtgatCCCATATAagtttcagaattgttttttctatttctgtgaagaatgtcattagtattttgatagggattgcattgaatctgtaaattgctttggatagtatgaacattttagcaatattgattcttccaatccaggaACAtgggatattttcattttttatgtcctTGTCAATTTCTTTCATGAGTGTTTCACAGattttattatagagatctttcagtTTTTTGCTTCAGttaatttctagatatttaattttatgtatagcTACTGTAAAGGGgggattacttttttttaaatttgagacagagtcttgctctgtcgcccaggcctgagtgcagtggtgtgatctctgctcactgcaagctccacctcctgggttcacaccattctcctgcctcagcctcctgagtagttgggactacaggcacctgccaccacgcccggctaattttttaaatttttagtagagacagggtttcatcatgttagccaggatggtctcgatctcctgaccttgtgatccacccacctcagcctcccaaagtgctgggattacaggcttgagccactgtgtctggctggggattacttttcttttttttgaaactgagtctctcttggtcacccaggctggagtgcagtggcatgattttggctcactgcaacctccgcctcccgggttcaaacgattcccctccctcagcctcccgagtaactgggattacaggcacccgccactatgcctggctaatttttgtatttttagtagagacggggtttcaccatgttggccaggctggtctcaagctgctgacctcaggtgatccactgccttggcctcccaaagtgctggagttacaggcatgagccaccacgcccggcttttgtttgtttgtttgttttgttttgtttttttttgttttttgtgacagtcttgctctatcaccctggctggagtgcagtggtgttagctcactgcaacctccgccccctgggctcaagtgattctctaacctcagtctcccaagtagctgagattacaggtatgtgcccccacgcccagctaatttttgtgtttttagtagagatgaggtttcatcatgttagccaggctggtcttgaactcctgacctcaagtgatccacccacctcagcctcccaaagtgctgggattacagacgtgagccactgggcctggcctttattacagctttgatcttgTTATTTGCTATTGTTCctttcaggttttggatttcttcatggttcaatcttggtagtcTGTATGTGTCTagggatttgtccatttcttctagattttctaatatATTGGCATACAGTTACACATAGTAGCCACcaatgattctttgaatttctgcagtatcagttgtcatgtctcctttttcatctctgattttatttatttgggtcttctctcttggttagttagtctggctaaatatgcacacacacacacacatatatatacacatatatatgtattttttttttttttttactttaagttgtgAGATACATGTGTAgatcatgcaggtttgttacataggtatacatgtgccatggtgatttgctgcacctattaatccatcacctaggttttaggccccacatgcattagctatttgtcctgatgctctccctctcctcgcCTCCCGCCCagtttaccttttcaaaaaaccaactttttgtttcattgatcttttgtattattgttttcatttcgATGTCttctatttctgctctgatttttattattacttttcctTCTACTAATATcagatttggtttgctcttgcctTTCTAgctctttaagatgcatcattcaattgtttatttgaagtgtttcctcttttttgaggTAGGTACTTATAGgtataaacttccctcttggccgggcgcagtggctcaagcctataatcccagcactttgggaggccgagacgggcggatcacgaggtcaggagatcgagaccatcctggctaacacggtgaaaccccgtctctactaaaaattacaaaaaactagccgggcgaggtggcaggcgcctgtagtcccagctactcgggaggctgaggcaggagaatgacgtaaacccgggaggcagagcttgcagtgagctgagatccggccactgcaccccagcctgggcggcagagtgagactccgtctcaaaaaaaaaaaaaaaaaaaaaaacttcccttttagtactgcttttgttgtatcccatCGGTTTTGATATGTTatgttttattatcatttctttcaagaaattttcaatttctttcttaatttcttcattgacccactggtctcTCAGGAGCATATTTAATTTCTACGTATTTGTatggtttccaaaattccttttgttattaatttctagttgtattccattgtggttagagaagatgcttgatattatttcaattttttgaatgttttaagacttgttttgtgacttaacatatggtctattcttgAGAACGAGCCATGTGctaagaagaatatatattctacagcttttggatgaaatgttctgtaaatatctatagattcatttggtctatagtgcagattacaTCCGATGattcttttgttgattttctgcctaacagatctgtccaatgctgaaagtggaatGCTGAAACCTTCAGCTATTATTGTATAGGAGTCCATCTGTCTCTTTAGCTCTGGTGATACTTCCtatatatatctgggtgctccattgttgggttcatatatatttataattcttatatcttcttgctgaattgacccctttatcattgtatagtgaccttctttgtctctttatacttttgtcttgaaatctgttttgtctcaTATAAGCATGGTGactcctgctttgtttttttggttttcattggcatggaatatctttttccaaccctttattttcaatctatgggtgattttataggtgaagtgtgtttcttataggcaacagatcaattgtatttttttaaatatccattcagccactctatgtatTTTGATTGGGGAgcttagtccatttatattcaatgttattattgataactAAGGACTTACTcttaccattttgttatttgttttctggttgtttaatggtcttctcttccttctttctctcctttctgttttccttttagtgaaggtgattttctttgatggtatgttttaattgtttgcttttaattttttgtgtatcctttgtatgttttttttgtttgaagtTACCACAAGGCTTGAAATTTTctcttataatccattattttaagctgataacaacttagcgttgtttgcataaacaaacaaacaaacagaaaactaataaaaactctacagtTTAACTTCATCCtcctactttttaactttttgttgtttctatttatatcttattgtgctCTCTGTGCCTTGAAAAGTTGTTGAAGTTATAATTTTTGACTGGTTCTTCATTTAGTCTttacttaggataagagtagtttatatATCACAGTTAGAGTGTTACAATagtctctgtttttctgtgtacttactactACCAGTGAGTTTTTACATTCAGAtgattatttattgtttcttaatgatttttctttctgatttactccctttagcatttctttttttttttttttttttttttttgagacggagtctcgctctgtcgcccaggctggagtgcagtggcgcgatctgggctcactgcaagctccgcctcccgggttcacgccattctcctgcctcagcctcccgagtagctgggactacaggcgcccacaaccgcgcccggctaattttttttgtatttttagtagagacggggtttcaccatggtctgatctcctgaccttgtgatccgcccgcctcggcctcccaaagtgctgggattacaggcgtgagccaccgcgcccggccctccctttagcatttcttgtagggcggGTCTGGTTTGACGAAATCCCTCAGCGTCTGTTTGTCTGGGAAAACGTTtattcttcatgtttgaaggacattttcactggatatactattttacggtaaaagtttctttccttcaggactttaaatatgtcatgccactctctcctggcctgtagtAAGGTTCTTACTGAAAAGTTTGCTGCCAGCTGTTTTGTGGTTTcactgtatgttatttgtttcttctctcttggtACTCtcaggatcctttctttatccttgacctttgtgAGTTTGATTATTCAACGCCTTGAGGTAATATTCTTTTGGTTTAGTCTGCTTCATGTTCCATAATGTTCTTGTGCATGGGTATTGGTATCTTTCTCTatgtttggaaagttctctgctattatccctttgaataaactttctacttctacctctttctctactttttctttaaGGCCattaactcttagatttgcccttttatGGCTATTTTCTgaatcttgtaggcatgcttcatttcttttttttttgttgtttaattttatctCCTCTGATgcgtattttcaaatagcttctCTTCAAgttcactcattctttcttctgtttgatcaattctTCTGTTGAGAGACTCTTATGGATTCTTCAGTATGCAAacgacatttttcttttttattcttctttattcttttattttaagctctggagtacatgtgcaggatgtgcaagttggttacataggtaaatgtgtgccatggtggtttgctgcacacaaaTCAACTCATAACCCAGGTATGAagtccagcatccattagctattcttcctgatgctctccctgaCCCTCCTCCCCCGACTGGCtcctgtgtgttgttccccttcatgtgcccatgtgttctcatcattcagctcccagttataaatgagaacatgcagggtttcgttttctgttcctacattagtttgctaaggataatgatttccagttccatccatgtcactgcaaaggatatgatctcattcctttttatggctgcatagtattccatggtgtatatataccggattttctttatccagcctatcattgactAGATTGGttctgtgtttttgttattgtgaatagcgctacaatgaacatacacatgcatgtatctttataatataatgatttgtattcctttgggtatgtacccagtatgggattactgggtcaaatggtattatATTTCTACCTCcatgtctttgaggaattgccacactgtcttccacaatggttgaactaacttacactcccaccaacagtgtaaatgcaTTCTTTCTCCTCCGCAACtttaccagcatttgttgtttcttgactttttaataatcgccattctgactggaatgagatagtatctcattgtggtttcaatttgcatttctctaatgttcagtgatgctgagcttttttacatgtttgtttgccacatgaatgtcttcttttgagaagtgtctgttcttgtcctttgcccacttttttttttttttttttttttttgggagatggagtttcgctcttgtcatccagattggagtgcaatggcatgatcttggctcactgcaacctccacctcccaggttcaagcgattctcctgcctcagcttcccaagtagctgggattacaggcgcccaccacaactcccagctaattttttgtatttttaatagagacgcagtttcaccatgttggccaggctggtcttgaacccctgacctcaggtgatctgcctgccttggcctcccaaagtgatgggatcacaggcatgagccaccgcgcctgcccccccgactttgcccactttttaatggggttgttttttttcttctaaatttatttaagttctttgtaggctctggatattagatctttttgcagatggatagattgcaaaagttttctccctttctgtaggttgtctgttcactctgatgaaagtttcttttgcagttcagaagttcttaagtttaattagatcccactggtcaatttttgcttttgttgtgattgctttttgatgtctttgtcatgaaaaCTTCGCCTATTcctctgtcctgaatggtattgtgtaaattttcttctaaggtttttatcgttttgggttttacatttaagcctttaatctatcttgagttaatttttgtataaggtgtaaggaaggggtccagtttcaattttctgcacatggctagccagttctcccagcaccatttattaagtaggaaatcctttccccattgcttgtttttgtcaggtttgttgaagatcatatggttgtaggtgtgtggtcttatttctcagttctctactctgttccattggtctatgtgtctgtttttgtattggtaacatgctgttttcgttactgtggccttatagtgtagtttgaagtcaggtagtgtgatgcctccagctttgttgttttgcttaggattgtcttggctatatgggttctttcttggtcccatatgaatttcaaaatagtttcttctggttctgtgaagaatgtcaatggtagtttaatgagaatagcattgaaatCTGCAAATTACTCTGGGTAGTATAGCCATTTTTATGAcatcaattcttttttatttatttatttatttttatgatggagtttcactcttgctgcccaggttggagtgcaggtcagagtgcaatagcacaatctcggctctctgcaacctccgcatcctgggttcaaacaattcccctgcctcagcctcctaagcagctgggattacaggcacccaccagcatgtctggctaattttttgtatttttagtagagatggggtttcaccatgttgaccaggctgatctcaaactcctgacctcaggcgattcacccgccttggcttcccaaagtgctgggattacaggtgtgaaccactgcactcagcctatgatattgatttttcttatccatgagcatagaatatttttccatttgtttgtgtcccttctgatttctctgagcagtggtttgtagttctccttgaagaggtacttTACCTcccttgttaactgtattcctgggttgtttattctttttgtagcaattgcaaatgggagttcattcataatttggctgcttgcctgttgttggtgtacagggatgctagcaatttttgtactttttttttttgagacagaggctcgctccattgcccaggctggagtgcagtggtgtgatctcggctcactccaacctccgcctcccgggctcaagtgattctcctgcctgagcctcctgagtagctgggattacaggcacaggccaccatgcccggctaatttttgcaattttagtagagacaaggtttcaccatgttgggcaggctgatctcgaactcctgacctcaggtgatctgcctgccttgacctcccaaagtgtcgggattacaggcatgagccaccacacccggcctgcacattgattttgtatcccaagacttcgctgaagttgcttatcagcttaagaagcttttgggctgagatgatagggttttctagatataggatcatgtcatctgtaaacagagataatttgacttcctctctaaCTGTtggaataccctttatttctttctcttgaccgattgccctggccagaacttccaactcaatgttgaataggagtggcaaaagagggcatccttgtcttgcgcTTGTTTTTAAgtggaatgtttccagcttttcccGATCTGGTAtgttattggctgtgggtttgccatatatggcttttattactttgaggcttgtttcttcaatacctagtttattgacagtttttaacgtaaaaggatgttaaattttatcaaaggccttttctgcatctcttgaggtaatcatgtgttttttggtcttcagttctgtttctgtaatcaattatatttattgatttgcatgtgttcaACCACTTCCCGGCATGAAGctaacttgatcatggtgggtaagctttttgatgtgctgctggatttagtttgccagtattttattgaggatttttgcatcaatgtttatcagggatattggcctgaagttttctttttttgttgttgttgtacctctgccaggttttggtatcaaaatTATGCTGTCCTTTTTGTGtggattctttctcatctttgtgggcttatctacctttggtctttgaggtTACTGACCTTTGAATGTagtttttgtggggtctttttgttgttgttgttgctttctgttcaTCCGCTTGTCTGTTTGTTTCAACAGTCAAGCCACTCTTCtgcagggctgctgtggtttgctgggtgtccactccagaccctagttgcctctgtctctctcacacctggaggtatcaccagtgaaagctgcaaaacagcaaagatggcagcctgctccttcctctgcgAGCTCTGTTCCAGGCAGGTATCGACCTGATGCCAGCCAGAATGTTCCCATAGGAAGTGTCTGGAGACCCCTGTTGGGatgtctcacccagtcaggaggaataGGATCAGGGACCcatttaaagaagcagtctggggGTCTCAGCAGCTCGGGCGGCAGGAGGAGTGGCAGCGGCCAGGCAGCCCAGTTTCGCGAAGGCTCTTGGCCCACCGCGGCCCGCAGGCACCCGGCACGTGCCTTCCCCGCTGCCAGGATGCCCAAGAGGAAGGTCAGCTCCGCCGAAGGGGCCGCCAAGGAAGAGCCTAAGAGGAGATCGGCACGGTTGTCAGCTAAACCTCCTGCCAAAGTGGAAGCGAAGCCGAAAAAGGCAGCAGCAAAGGATAAATCTTCAGACAAAAAAGtgcaaacaaaagggaaaaggggagcaAAGGGAAAACAGGCCGAAGTGGCTAACCAAGAAACTAAAGAAGATTTACCTGCAGAAAACGGGGAAACGAAAACTGAGGCGAGTCCAGCCTCTGATGAAGCAGGAGAAAAAGAAGCCAAGTCTGATTAATACCATATACCATGTCTTACCAGTGGTCCCTGTCTCCCTTCTTGTACAATCCAGAGGAATATTTTTATCAACTATTTTGTAAATGCAAGTTTTGTAGTAgctctagaaacatttttaagaaggagGGAATCCCACCTCATcccattttttaagtgtaaatgcttttttttaagaggtgaaaTCATTtgctggttgtttattttttggtacaaCCAGAAAATAGTGTGGGATATTGAATTACGGGAGGCTTTGACTGTCTCGGGTGCCAGCTTAACATTCCATAGATGGGGGGTTAGTTTTTATATCCTATAATACAAAGCATATTAAATGGCAATATGGAGTCAGTCCTGCATTTAATgtcttgaacattttattttacttctattctcatgttttttagtagaattgTTTCCTAAAGAAAACCACTCCTTGATCATGGCGCTCCCTGTCAGAATTGTGTGCACTCTATAACATCTTTGGTTGTGGTAGTCCTGTTTGCCTAATAACTTTGTTACTGTGCTGTGAAAGATTACAGATTTGAATACCTAGTGTACATGCTATTCAGTGTGAACTGGTGGGACATATGTAACAGCTGATCAACATGTGAAGATACTGGTACTTGATAGCCTCTTAAGGAaaatttgcttccaaattttaagCTGGAAAGTCACtggaataactttaaaaaagaattacaatacaTGGCTTTTTAGAATTTCGTTACATATGTTAAGAATTGTGTACAAATTGAAATGTCTGTACTGATCCTCAACCAATAAAATctcaattatgaaaattaaaaaaacaaaaaagaagcagtctggctgcccTATGGCAGAACAGGAGTAGTGCACTGACTGCCTGACCTCTTTAGAACCAGCAGCCTGGAACGACTAAGTCAACTGAACAACAAAGACAGTGGCTGACCATCCCCCTGAGGACTCCGTTCCAGGGTGATATTGGAATTCCTTCTGTATAAACCttggctggagttgctgaaattctcGTGGGGAGGCCCCACCCAGTGAGAAGGGCTGATGGGGTCCCACTTAAAGAGCAGACTGGCCACAATCAGGCACAACAGCTGTGCTGTGTTGTGGGGAATTCCTCCTGGTCCGCAGTGACAGCAGAGCTAAAGAGGTCGACTGGAACAGCATATAGGGTGGCTGTCCCTCCCCCTGGGAACACAGTCCATCTCAGGCCATCTCCAGCCTGCTGCCACTGGGCAGCTGGAATTCCAAGGAGTGAGTCTTAACTTGTGAGGTGCTGTGGGAGTGGGGCCCACAGAATGacaccacttggctccctggattcTGCCCCCTTCCTAGGGGAATGCACCGGATGTCCTGCCTTGCTGGAATTCCTGGGGCTGGAGTATGCAAAACTCCTGTGTTTCCAGTGTGCCCAAGCCAGCAAGTGAGTGGCCTCTCCACAGACactccacacagctctgtgttTCGGACCTAAGAccctggtggcatgggctcaTGAGGGGATCTCTTGATCTGCGGGTTGCAAACATCTGTAGGAAAAGTGGTTTCCTGGGCAGGGTCTTGCAATCACTCAtcacctcccttggctgggggtggggacttCCTTGGTTCCATGCTGCTCCTGAGTGGGCTGTCACCCCACTCTGCTTTTCCTCAATCTCCTTGGGTGGGGCCCTCAGACTAGTCAGTTCTAAtgtgagaacctggatacctccgTTGACGGTGAGAATTCACTTGCCATTTTCATTGCTCTCTGTGAGTCGTGGATTGCAGCTGCTTCTAATCGGCCATCTTGCCCCCCTCCCCTCTCGGCCAATATTGCCTTTTTCAAGTATAGAGTTTATCTTtgattctttttagttatttcaatctctttgttaaatttatctaatagacttctgaatttcttttctgtgttacgttgatttttttttttttttttttagtttcctcaacacaattattttttggagatggagtgtcactctgttgcctaggctggagtgcaatggcacaacctcggctcactgcaacctccgccttctgggttcaagcacttcccctgcctcagcctcccgagtagctgggactacaggtgcacgctgccatgcctggctaattttttttgtattttagtacagatggggtttcaccgtgttgcccaggctggttgtgaactcctgagctcagtcaacccgcccacctcagcctcccaaagtgctgggattacaggcgtgagccactgtgcccggccaacacagttactttgaattctctgtctgaaaggtcatatATGTTTCTCCGGGATTGGTCACTGGTACCTTGCTCAGTTTATTCAGTTGGGTCATGTTTTTCTTGATGGTCTTAATACTTGTAGATGTTCATCTCTGTCCACGTATTGAAgatttaggtatttattgtagtttttacAGTCTGCgtttgtttgtacccatccttcttggaaaggctttccagatatttcaaaTGACTTggatgttgtgatctaagctctatctgctttagggggcaccccaaacTCAATAACACCGTGGTTCCTGCAGCCTCGTGAAAGTACTACCTTTGATGGTCTCGAACAAGATCTGGGAGAAtcctctggattaccaggcagacactcttgttctcttcttttactttctcccCAATAAATaga
This portion of the Macaca thibetana thibetana isolate TM-01 chromosome X, ASM2454274v1, whole genome shotgun sequence genome encodes:
- the LOC126946323 gene encoding non-histone chromosomal protein HMG-14-like, yielding MPKRKVSSAEGAAKEEPKRRSARLSAKPPAKVEAKPKKAAAKDKSSDKKVQTKGKRGAKGKQAEVANQETKEDLPAENGETKTEASPASDEAGEKEAKSD